The Desulfococcus multivorans DNA window TCAGGACCAATGCTTTTATCTGTCTTCAAGATCGCTTCCATGTGCGATTCGGTTTTGTTGCATTTATGGCAATTTGTAGGGTTCAATATTTAGCCATGAGCGAGATCGAAGCATTAATTCAAAATAAGGGGTTGCCTGCAAATTCGTTTCAGGAAAAGCTTCTTGTTTTTTATGAACAGATTGATGAATATATCGGTAAAATCATGGGCTGTGTCTCACCTGAGCATGTAATGTTTGTATCGGATCACGGACAGAGTCCCCGACTTTACAGCGTTAACGTCAATGAATGGTTAACCAAATCAGGTTTTCAGCATCCCAAAGCCAAATCTTCAGGTACCTTTAAGCAGGCCATAAAAGCCGCTACCGGTATTTTTCCACAAAGCTTTAAAAAACATCTTGTTCGAACGGCCCCTGGACTTAGTGCGAAGCTCGCCGGCATGAATGCCGATTGGAACCGCACCAAGGCCTTTGGAGTGAGGTATGTGCCCGGTATTTATATCAATGACCAAAGCCGATTTGCAGGTCCTGTGAGCAACGACACAGAAAGTGTGCATCTTGCGCAGGAGATTGTTGAACAATTCAACGGCAACGAAGAGGCGAAAAAAAACAACTTGAAAGCGCGAATATACCGGAATCAATACAATCAGTCAAGATATGAAGCTCTGTTACCGGACATCTGGATCGACCATCCCGACGCCTATTTTTTCGAACAAAATGGAGCGTTCATTGAACCAAACAAGGACTACGGGCCTATCAAAAACCTTGCTCGCGTTGAGCGAGACATGTTTACGGGCATCAAGGGAAGACATCCCCTCTTTTGCGTTGATCCGGCCTTAGCCGGCCTGATTCGGAAAAGCGACGAACCCAGCCTTACCTTGGCCTACAAGCTTATTTTGAGAGGCATGGAATTATGAAAATCGGTATATTAACTTATCATCGAGTTGTTAACGATGGCTCTGTTGTGCAGGCCTATTGTCTTGAAAAACTGATTCGTTCTTACTACCCTAACGCAACGATCGAATTAGTGGACTATCGACCTTGGCGTGGTGAAAAACAGGAACATCTCAAAATCTTGACAAAGCGTTATCCATTTGTACGGTATAGTTACTGGAACAAATTGCGCAGTATCCGTGTTTTTATAAAAAATAACTTCCAGGGAAAAAGCCCTTCCTGTATAACTGATAATATAGAAAAGGCTCGCAGATTCATTGATGCACAAAGTTATGATGCTGTAATCGTAGGGAGTGATACGGTTTGGGAAGGAAGGCCAAGCGGTTTTGCTCCTCACTCTCCCAATATCTATTTCTTACCCGATTTGCCTTCAATTAAAAAAATCGCTTTTGCTTCATCTGCAGACCCAATCATCTCATCATATGCGAACAATGTGAACCGTGCAGAAAAAATTCGTGCCGCTATTGAAGCGTTCAATTTTATCTCAGTCCGAGATGATTCAACAAGAGATTATCTGGTGAACCTGGGGATTTCCTCTGAACGGATTCATTTCATGCCTGATCCGACCTTATTATGGGATTTAAATTCAATAGTTGATCATTCAATAGCAAAATATTCTAACAATAAGCCATTGGCTGGTATTGCAATCGGCATTGGAAATACATCAGTTAAAGGACAAATGACCGAACAACTTATCCAAAACGGTTTTGATGTGATAGATCTTGAACGTCCGAAACAGATAGAAAAGTATTTCTCTCAGCCTCAATCCCTCAACCAACGCCTGGGCCTCTATTCGAATTTGAATATGATCGTGACCGATCGATTTCATGGAAGTATCTTTACGCTATTATTGGCCGGGGCACCGGTACTTTTTGTGGAAACTTCCTCTAAATGGCCTGATCGTAACAGC harbors:
- a CDS encoding alkaline phosphatase family protein, coding for MKLLTIGLDGGDKRIIQEMPMPNLHKILAQNICLDVQEDLWSRGWAEILCGVHGRESGAFYAKPKLDGSHNTTQKFSVYDYDLNPDIKPLWARLCEKGHSVGFMNVPSMMPAPTVNGFAVAGGGAGAATSGASVIPLEGCYPNEARDLLIKKGYIVDTRFVSCGLRDESAFLNRLVHMTKIRTNAFICLQDRFHVRFGFVAFMAICRVQYLAMSEIEALIQNKGLPANSFQEKLLVFYEQIDEYIGKIMGCVSPEHVMFVSDHGQSPRLYSVNVNEWLTKSGFQHPKAKSSGTFKQAIKAATGIFPQSFKKHLVRTAPGLSAKLAGMNADWNRTKAFGVRYVPGIYINDQSRFAGPVSNDTESVHLAQEIVEQFNGNEEAKKNNLKARIYRNQYNQSRYEALLPDIWIDHPDAYFFEQNGAFIEPNKDYGPIKNLARVERDMFTGIKGRHPLFCVDPALAGLIRKSDEPSLTLAYKLILRGMEL
- a CDS encoding polysaccharide pyruvyl transferase family protein; the protein is MKIGILTYHRVVNDGSVVQAYCLEKLIRSYYPNATIELVDYRPWRGEKQEHLKILTKRYPFVRYSYWNKLRSIRVFIKNNFQGKSPSCITDNIEKARRFIDAQSYDAVIVGSDTVWEGRPSGFAPHSPNIYFLPDLPSIKKIAFASSADPIISSYANNVNRAEKIRAAIEAFNFISVRDDSTRDYLVNLGISSERIHFMPDPTLLWDLNSIVDHSIAKYSNNKPLAGIAIGIGNTSVKGQMTEQLIQNGFDVIDLERPKQIEKYFSQPQSLNQRLGLYSNLNMIVTDRFHGSIFTLLLAGAPVLFVETSSKWPDRNSKGRDLFRRLGLEEMVWRYDVNAPESGLVRNRLNRWNDLSKQIQGRIQSLRYSAKNTLEKMFQCLE